A window from Branchiostoma lanceolatum isolate klBraLanc5 chromosome 9, klBraLanc5.hap2, whole genome shotgun sequence encodes these proteins:
- the LOC136442312 gene encoding zinc finger protein 93-like — protein sequence MKQHQKLTGMQEAACGFPVAHLSADYPGNETNSRENLTTAMGGQQDSLREETPGVNSTLKSDKPYMCEECGYRTAARSNLTVHIRRHTGEKPYKCDQCDYSFAQKSDLNKHVFRHTDRKPYKCDQCDFASKHEQQLDRHKMKHTGEKPYICEECGYRTAKRQHLSRHLKTHTDEKPFRCDQCDFSTAHKSSLDPHMSQHTGDKPYMCGECGYRTAYRSTLSRHMIGHTGKTPFKCEQCDYSTQWKHRLERHMRTHTGVKPFACSECEFRTAYKTDLAVHMRTHTGEKPYMCEECGFRMADGSNLAKHRRTHYRTKVMRNPAQV from the exons ATGAAACAACATCAGAAACTGACAG GAATGCAGGAGGCAGCCTGTGGGTTCCCTGTCGCACACCTGTCCGCAGActatcctgggaacgagacaaaCAGCAGAGAGAACCTAACAACAGCCATGGGAGGACAGCAGGACAGTCTGAGGGAGGAAACGCCTGGTGTGAACTCTACTCTGAAGtctgacaaaccctacatgtgtgaggagtgtgggtacagaacgGCTGCCAGGTCTAACCTAACCGTACATATAAGGAGACAcacaggcgagaaaccctacaaatgcgaccagtgtgactattctttTGCACAAAAGAGTGATTTAAACAAACatgtctttagacatacagatagaaaaccttacaagtgtgaccagtgtgactttgCCTCAAAACATGAACAACAGTTAGACAGACACAAAATGAagcataccggtgagaaaccctacatttgtgaggagtgtgggtacaggacagctaagaGGCAACACCTGTCAAGACATCTGAAAACACATACTGACGAAAAACCATTCAGatgcgaccagtgtgacttttcGACTGCACATAAATCCAGTTTAGACCCGCATATGAGTCAACACACAGgcgacaaaccctacatgtgtggggagtgtggatacaggacagcttaCAGGTCTACTCTATCCAGGCATATGATTGGACATACAGGTAAAACGCCCTTCAAATGTGagcagtgcgactattctacgCAATGGAAGCACCGTTTAGAGCGACACATGCGAACGCACACTGGTGTGAAACCGTTTGCCTGCAGTGAGTGCGAGTTCAGAACTGCTTACAAGACAGACCTGGCTGTGCACATGAGGACACACACTggcgagaagccctacatgtgcgaGGAGTGTGGGTTCAGGATGGCCGACGGGTCTAACCTAGCGAAACACAGGAGAACACATTATAGAACAAAAGTGATGAGAAACCCTGCACAAGTGTGA
- the LOC136442321 gene encoding UPF0690 protein C1orf52 homolog isoform X2, which produces MADPLALFAGDGSDSDSDSSDNGDEQAARNAQKTEAKKPESKPANALPDPLSLLAATGRPSFLDRPHERGIDWERRTVKAPEPPPDEEYVPYSYRAKGSSALPAVSSHTRPESYEPAPPAEDPTSEGDRIQKEMRAWNSLYQYEPDSLVNVSEEDKAVAKLIAEEAVLENMELNAAQKRAAEEDREAGASNKKLKSESFRHKEKRKRDLGMANREKSYVEEEKRILRQSFGDT; this is translated from the exons atggcggacccCCTGGCTCTGTTCGCAGGCGACGGTAGCGACTCTGACAGCGACTCTAGCGACAACGGTGACGAGCAGGCCGCCAGAAACGCACAGAAAACAGAAGCGAAGAAACCAGAGAGCAAGCCTGCCAACGCGCTGCCGGACCCGCTGTCCCTGCTCGCGGCGACGGGCCGGCCGAGCTTCCTGGACCGCCCGCACGAGAGGGGCATCGACTGGGAGAGGCGAACCGTCAAGGCCCCGGAACCG CCCCCTGATGAGGAGTATGTGCCGTACTCCTACCGTGCGAAGGGTTCGTCCGCTCTTCCCGCGGTCTCGTCCCACACCAGGCCAGAGTCCTACGAACCCGCCCCGCCCGCAGAG GACCCAACATCAGAAGGAGACAGGATTCAGAAGGAGATGCGGGCGTGGAACTCGCTGTACCAGTACGAGCCCGACTCGCTGGTGAACGTGAGTGAAGAAGACAAGGCCGTGGCGAAGCTGATTGCGGAGGAGGCTGTTCTGGAGAACATGGAGCTGAACGCTGCGCAGAAACGGGCCGCAGAGGAGGACAGAG AAGCAGGGGCCTCCAACAAGAAGCTGAAATCTGAGTCGTTCCGTCATAAGGAGAAGCGGAAACGTGACCTGGGGATGGCCAACAGGGAGAAAAGTTACGTAGAGGAGGAGAAGAGAATTCTGAGACAGAGCTTCGGGGATACGT AA
- the LOC136442321 gene encoding UPF0690 protein C1orf52 homolog isoform X1 has translation MADPLALFAGDGSDSDSDSSDNGDEQAARNAQKTEAKKPESKPANALPDPLSLLAATGRPSFLDRPHERGIDWERRTVKAPEPPPDEEYVPYSYRAKGSSALPAVSSHTRPESYEPAPPAEDPTSEGDRIQKEMRAWNSLYQYEPDSLVNVSEEDKAVAKLIAEEAVLENMELNAAQKRAAEEDREAGASNKKLKSESFRHKEKRKRDLGMANREKSYVEEEKRILRQSFGDT, from the exons atggcggacccCCTGGCTCTGTTCGCAGGCGACGGTAGCGACTCTGACAGCGACTCTAGCGACAACGGTGACGAGCAGGCCGCCAGAAACGCACAGAAAACAGAAGCGAAGAAACCAGAGAGCAAGCCTGCCAACGCGCTGCCGGACCCGCTGTCCCTGCTCGCGGCGACGGGCCGGCCGAGCTTCCTGGACCGCCCGCACGAGAGGGGCATCGACTGGGAGAGGCGAACCGTCAAGGCCCCGGAACCG CCCCCTGATGAGGAGTATGTGCCGTACTCCTACCGTGCGAAGGGTTCGTCCGCTCTTCCCGCGGTCTCGTCCCACACCAGGCCAGAGTCCTACGAACCCGCCCCGCCCGCAGAG GACCCAACATCAGAAGGAGACAGGATTCAGAAGGAGATGCGGGCGTGGAACTCGCTGTACCAGTACGAGCCCGACTCGCTGGTGAACGTGAGTGAAGAAGACAAGGCCGTGGCGAAGCTGATTGCGGAGGAGGCTGTTCTGGAGAACATGGAGCTGAACGCTGCGCAGAAACGGGCCGCAGAGGAGGACAGAG AAGCAGGGGCCTCCAACAAGAAGCTGAAATCTGAGTCGTTCCGTCATAAGGAGAAGCGGAAACGTGACCTGGGGATGGCCAACAGGGAGAAAAGTTACGTAGAGGAGGAGAAGAGAATTCTGAGACAGAGCTTCGGGGATACGTGA
- the LOC136442321 gene encoding UPF0690 protein C1orf52 homolog isoform X3 yields the protein MADPLALFAGDGSDSDSDSSDNGDEQAARNAQKTEAKKPESKPANALPDPLSLLAATGRPSFLDRPHERGIDWERRTVKAPEPPPDEEYVPYSYRAKGSSALPAVSSHTRPESYEPAPPAEDPTSEGDRIQKEMRAWNSLYQYEPDSLVNVSEEDKAVAKLIAEEAVLENMELNAAQKRAAEEDRAGASNKKLKSESFRHKEKRKRDLGMANREKSYVEEEKRILRQSFGDT from the exons atggcggacccCCTGGCTCTGTTCGCAGGCGACGGTAGCGACTCTGACAGCGACTCTAGCGACAACGGTGACGAGCAGGCCGCCAGAAACGCACAGAAAACAGAAGCGAAGAAACCAGAGAGCAAGCCTGCCAACGCGCTGCCGGACCCGCTGTCCCTGCTCGCGGCGACGGGCCGGCCGAGCTTCCTGGACCGCCCGCACGAGAGGGGCATCGACTGGGAGAGGCGAACCGTCAAGGCCCCGGAACCG CCCCCTGATGAGGAGTATGTGCCGTACTCCTACCGTGCGAAGGGTTCGTCCGCTCTTCCCGCGGTCTCGTCCCACACCAGGCCAGAGTCCTACGAACCCGCCCCGCCCGCAGAG GACCCAACATCAGAAGGAGACAGGATTCAGAAGGAGATGCGGGCGTGGAACTCGCTGTACCAGTACGAGCCCGACTCGCTGGTGAACGTGAGTGAAGAAGACAAGGCCGTGGCGAAGCTGATTGCGGAGGAGGCTGTTCTGGAGAACATGGAGCTGAACGCTGCGCAGAAACGGGCCGCAGAGGAGGACAGAG CAGGGGCCTCCAACAAGAAGCTGAAATCTGAGTCGTTCCGTCATAAGGAGAAGCGGAAACGTGACCTGGGGATGGCCAACAGGGAGAAAAGTTACGTAGAGGAGGAGAAGAGAATTCTGAGACAGAGCTTCGGGGATACGTGA
- the LOC136442702 gene encoding uncharacterized protein, with protein sequence MKLNNNRHQPTSHGITGKDSYKTKQLPNKALLQQVVSATQSWSAQSAVPGSLQPSSGANSAAWRHQVPQDGAFPLRKTLSVPAYFRSPALHTHAHIPNVAKGTRKSSPPPISPLLTHQSPISKAPAYSTALTSFPDRQINLRQWSPYASGNESEAFSTPNLLSTQPASLPLKRSRSSGTALTSPVDMALTSPMGTRDTHVQGRPGMSPKCLSLPAMSPGSKHAGRYGTIPVPRPLLTPVSDSPIRSSPKPGRNLSTPPAKKKTLRHRKLGYPEANSPPYTDNKQTATEEKSKVENLKKPMRCSLRCSIVLLFVVLIICAATVLAVQLYQYGKITDGKHCSISALEEELNRRLFGQHIAKRVVLEALSGHLARTHGTAPLVMSFCGPSGVGKTFLSRIVSKFLSRSCGVRAHEFIIPHHFPHAEEAQLYREQIRDWIRGNVSNSNRQHLFVFDEMEKVYPELAEGLLLALEEDTSDAMYIFISSTGELSVTMSNHVIEQLSKGRSRESIREEEIHDLVRQLEQVDTDSHESSANNFASSESRKTVAAAAVELLNIPEGHAAVNHVTMVTAPPSNNDVSFKAVNLGRTRCNWPGVFGGKSPNLDRYFVPFLPLEREHVLKCAEMELATNGQAIAMETARRIVDEMQFYPGERPIFSKYGCKRLSVRVDMSKEN encoded by the exons ATGAAGCTAAACAACAATCGCCATCAGCCGACGTCTCATGGTATAACCGGAAAGGACtcctacaaaacaaaacaacttccaaataaggcaTTACTGCAACAG GTAGTGTCGGCCACTCAGTCTTGGTCCGCACAGAGCGCCGTCCCTGGTTCCCTCCAGCCTTCGTCAGGGGCCAACAGTGCAGCCTGGAGACACCAAGTGCCACAAGATGGAGCTTTTCCACTCAGAAAAACACTCTCCGTCCCTGCTTATTTCAGGTCCCCAGCccttcacacacatgcacacattccTAATGTTGCCAAAGGCACCAGAAAATCGTCTCCCCCTCCTATCTCCCCTCTACTCACTCACCAAAGTCCAATCTCAAAAGCACCAGCCTATAGCACCGCTTTAACCTCATTCCCTGATAGACAGATTAACCTCCGTCAGTGGTCTCCTTATGCGTCTGGTAACGAGTCAGAAGCGTTTTCTACGCCCAACCTCTTGTCTACCCAGCCTGCCTCGCTTCCTCTCAAGAGGAGCCGCAGCTCCGGGACTGCTCTGACGTCACCTGTGGATATGGCTCTGACGTCACCTATGGGTACACgggacacacatgtacagggcAGGCCGGGAATGTCGCCTAAGTGCCTGTCCCTTCCCGCCATGTCGCCTGGATCTAAACATGCCGGTAGATACGGAACCATCCCCGTGCCCCGTCCGCTGCTAACTCCCGTGTCGG ATTCTCCGATCAGGTCGTCCCCTAAACCTGGCAGAAACCTGTCCACGCCTCCCGCAAAGAAGAAGACCCTACGTCACAGGAAGTTGGGTTACCCAGAAGCCAACTCTCCTCCATACAccgacaacaaacaaacagccacTGAAGAGAAATCAAAGGTGGAGAATCTCAAGAAGCCAATGAGATGTAGTTTGAGATGTTCTATCGTTTTGCTATTTGTAGTGCTGATCATCTGTGCTGCAACGGTTCTTGCCGTTCAGCTTTATCAGTATGGAAAGATCACCGATGGGAAACACTGTAGTATCTCAGCTCTAGAAGAAGAGCTGAATCGAAGACTTTTCGGACAGCACATCGCAAAGAGAGTCGTTCTAGAAGCGCTGTCTGGGCATCTGGCGAGAACGCACGGCACCGCACCTTTGGTGATGTCTTTCTGCGGTCCgtcaggtgttgggaagacttTCTTGAGTAGAATTGTGTCCAAGTTCCTGTCCCGGAGTTGCGGAGTCAGAGCGCACGAGTTTATTATTCCCCACCACTTCCCACACGCCGAGGAAGCACAGCTGTACCGGGAGCAGATCCGCGACTGGATCCGAGGGAACGTCTCAAATAGCAACCGGCAGCATCTGTTCGTGTTCGACGAGATGGAGAAAGTTTATCCCGAGTTAGCCGAGGGACTTCTGTTGGCGCTCGAGGAAGACACGTCAGACGCTATGTACATCTTCATCTCCAGTACGGGAGAACTATCTGTGACTATGAGTAATCATGTGATAGAACAGTTAAGCAAAGGTCGATCCAGAGAGAGCATCAGAGAAGAAGAGATACATGACCTCGTTAGACAGCTTGAACAAGTTGACACCGACAGTCACGAATCTTCTGCAAATAATTTTGCATCCAGTGAATCTCGCAAAAcagttgctgctgctgctgttgagCTTCTTAACATCCCAGAAGGCCATGCTGCTGTCAATcacgttaccatggtaacggccCCGCCCTCAAATAATGACGTTTCCTTTAAGGCCGTGAACTTGGGCAGAACACGGTGCAACTGGCCGGGAGTTTTTGGCGGGAAAAGTCCCAATTTAGATCGTTACTTCGTGCCTTTTCTGCCCCTGGAGAGGGAACATGTTTTGAAGTGTGCTGAAATGGAGCTCGCTACAAATGGGCAAGcgattgccatggaaacggcgcGGCGAATAGTTGATGAAATGCAGTTCTACCCTGGAGAAAGGCCGATCTTCTCCAAGTATGGCTGCAAGAGGCTGTCAGTCAGAGTCGACATGTCCAAGGAAAATTAA
- the LOC136442415 gene encoding fibroblast growth factor receptor homolog 1-like yields the protein MPLAAGSSSGSIDMELLKEREIHRSRLQLGQLLGEGAFGRVVKATLTQPEEEDEVVAIKKLKDAEDPRSRQALLRETCVMLLCGNHDNVIGLKGICFRDGPLQLVLEYAEHGSLLHLLWTLRAESKLNRTVLVNKRHIFENMMVEVCCGLEHLASRRLVHRDIAARNILICGKGTAKIADFGLARDTYAVGYHRQDRGTDLLPLKWMAPEGLKNEARFTHKSDVWSFGVLLWEVAQLGRTPYPGMEGADRIYDALQNHRRLLRPQLCTEERYQLMLQCWKFDEKTRPDATTVRQQLEADPNGFFYFHAPVAAIVPPVTPV from the exons ATGCCGCTTGCAGCAGGCTCCTCGTCAGGCAGTATCGACATGGAGCTGCTGAAGGAACGGGAGATCCACAGGAGCAGGCTGCAGCTCGGACAGCTCCTGGGAGAGGGCGCTTTTGGACGTGTCGTCAAGGCAACGCTGACGCAACCagaggaagaagatgaagtGGTAGCAATCAAGAAACTGAAAG ACGCCGAAGACCCCCGGTCCAGACAAGCCCTTCTGAGGGAAACCTGCGTCATGTTGTTGTGTGGTAACCATGACAACGTCATCGGGCTGAAAGGAATCTGTTTTAGAGACG GGCCGCTCCAACTGGTGCTGGAATATGCCGAACACGGGAGTCTCCTTCACCTGCTGTGGACGTTACGTGCGGAGTCCAAACTCAACAGGACCGTTCTGGTCAACAAACGGCACATCTTCGAGAACATGATGGTGGAAGTGTGCTGCGGTCTGGAGCACCTTGCAAGCAGAAGG TTGGTTCACCGAGACATCGCGGCCCGGAACATCCTGATCTGTGGGAAGGGAACCGCCAAGATCGCGGACTTCGGGCTGGCCCGGGACACGTACGCTGTGGGGTACCATCGGCAGGACAGG GGCACCGACCTCCtgccgctgaagtggatggcgcCGGAGGGACTGAAGAACGAGGCTAGGTTCACCCACAAGAGTGATGT CTGGTCCTTTGGGGTTCTGTTGTGGGAAGTTGCGCAGCTGGGCCGCACGCCGTACCCTGGGATGGAGGGGGCAGACAGAATATATGATGCTCTGCAAAATCACCGCAGACTCCTCAGGCCACAACTGTGTACAGAAGAAAG ATACCAGCTGATGCTGCAGTGCTGGAAGTTTGACGAGAAGACCAGGCCGGACGCCACGACTGTCAGACAACAACTGGAGGCTGACCCTAAT GGCTTCTTCTACTTCCACGCACCTGTCGCAGCGATCGTTCCACCGGTCACGCCGGTATGA